From bacterium, the proteins below share one genomic window:
- a CDS encoding LuxR C-terminal-related transcriptional regulator — MWGKNRGYNFYLKLTQREREVANFLKEGYTLREIGKKLGISHVSVLNKEKIKKNLLDKM, encoded by the coding sequence ATTTGGGGAAAAAATAGAGGATATAATTTTTATCTTAAATTAACCCAAAGGGAAAGAGAGGTGGCAAATTTTCTAAAAGAGGGCTATACCTTAAGGGAGATAGGCAAAAAGCTTGGCATCTCCCATGTTTCTGTGCTTAATAAAGAAAAGATTAAGAAAAACTTACTGGACAAAATGTAA
- a CDS encoding FMN-binding glutamate synthase family protein, producing the protein MNLQQPNANDATQTSNRSRSVVPSSGLCSRCIDGCKGNCEVFKASFRGREVIYPGPFGEITAGGDKNYPIDYSHLNIQGYALGAKGLPQGVAGNPDTATFPAVNTETEYGWEIKVKMQVPIFTGALGSTEIARRNWDHFAVGAAISGVTLVCGENVCGIDPQLELDANKKIVNAPDMDRRIEIYKRYHRGYGEILVQMNVEDTRLGVAEYVHSKHGLETIELKWGQGAKCIGGEIKVKSLERAQELQKRGYIVTPDPSDPVIQAAFRDKAIKEFERHSRLGFIQEEEFYDEVERLRKIGFKRITLKTGAYGLRELAMAIKWGAKAKIDLLTIDGAGGGTGMSPWRMMEEWGMPSLYLHSATYEFCKKLADKGERVPDIALAGGFSSEDGVFKALALGAPFVKAVCMGRALMIPGMVGKNIAEWIEKNDLPRSVSEFGSTVDEIFVCYEEVANMLGKDEMKNLPLGALGIYSYVQKIKVGLQQLMAGARCFKISSITRNELMSLSEECAKVTGIPHLMDAYREEAEKILGG; encoded by the coding sequence ATTGCGAGGTATTCAAAGCAAGCTTTAGGGGTAGGGAGGTAATCTATCCAGGGCCATTTGGCGAGATAACCGCAGGGGGAGACAAAAATTATCCTATTGATTACTCCCACCTTAATATTCAAGGCTATGCTTTGGGAGCAAAGGGTCTACCTCAAGGTGTGGCAGGAAACCCTGATACTGCAACCTTTCCAGCGGTAAACACCGAAACCGAATATGGCTGGGAGATTAAGGTTAAAATGCAGGTTCCTATTTTTACCGGGGCCCTTGGTTCAACGGAAATTGCTCGTAGGAATTGGGACCACTTTGCGGTTGGTGCAGCAATCAGTGGCGTAACATTAGTCTGTGGAGAGAATGTTTGTGGTATTGACCCACAATTGGAATTAGATGCCAATAAGAAGATTGTTAATGCCCCGGATATGGATAGAAGGATTGAAATCTATAAACGCTATCATCGCGGCTATGGTGAGATATTGGTTCAGATGAATGTAGAAGATACACGCCTTGGGGTAGCTGAGTATGTCCATAGCAAGCATGGATTAGAGACCATAGAACTTAAATGGGGCCAAGGTGCAAAGTGTATTGGTGGTGAAATTAAGGTAAAGAGTTTAGAGCGGGCACAGGAATTACAAAAACGGGGATACATTGTTACCCCTGACCCATCAGACCCAGTTATTCAAGCAGCATTCAGGGATAAAGCGATTAAGGAGTTTGAGCGGCATAGCCGGCTTGGTTTTATCCAAGAAGAAGAATTCTATGATGAGGTAGAACGATTACGCAAGATAGGATTTAAGAGAATTACCCTAAAAACAGGGGCTTATGGCTTGCGAGAATTGGCTATGGCGATAAAGTGGGGAGCTAAAGCTAAGATTGATTTGCTTACCATTGACGGTGCAGGTGGTGGAACAGGGATGAGCCCCTGGCGGATGATGGAGGAATGGGGTATGCCTTCCCTTTATTTACATTCTGCTACCTATGAATTTTGCAAGAAGTTAGCAGATAAAGGCGAAAGGGTGCCAGATATTGCTCTTGCCGGTGGATTTTCCAGCGAAGATGGGGTATTTAAGGCATTGGCTTTGGGTGCTCCTTTTGTCAAGGCAGTCTGCATGGGTAGAGCCTTAATGATTCCAGGAATGGTGGGCAAGAATATTGCCGAATGGATTGAGAAAAATGATCTACCAAGGAGTGTCAGCGAGTTTGGCAGCACAGTAGATGAAATCTTCGTTTGCTATGAGGAAGTAGCCAATATGCTAGGCAAAGATGAGATGAAGAATCTCCCCCTTGGTGCACTTGGCATTTACAGCTATGTCCAAAAGATTAAGGTAGGGCTTCAGCAACTTATGGCAGGTGCAAGATGCTTCAAGATTAGCTCAATTACCCGCAATGAGCTTATGTCTTTGAGTGAGGAATGTGCTAAGGTTACCGGCATTCCCCATCTTATGGATGCTTACCGAGAAGAGGCAGAAAAGATATTGGGGGGGTAG